In one Dermatophilaceae bacterium Sec6.4 genomic region, the following are encoded:
- a CDS encoding NAD(P)/FAD-dependent oxidoreductase translates to MDAQVDYDVVIIGSGFSGIGMAVALQASGRSYTVLEKAHDIGGTWRDNRYPGCACDVPSHLYSFSFEPNPYWSRAYATSDEIQDYLLYVVEKYDVRKHVQFDAQVTRGVYDESLSVWHLTVLGADDEEQHLVAGAVVLGVGALHDPSLPDIPGLENFAGEIMHTATWDPGASMFGRKVGIIGTGASAVQAIPYLAQDADHLTVFQRTPAWVLPKIDPEYPESLHDAYEKRPWLMKAHRAKIQTWNEIRGYAFSRAVPVLKAYSLLARANIAKAVKDPVLRRKLTPSYTLGCKRVTFSSTYYPALARKNVHVETESVATADGMGLTTVDGTRHELDVLVLATGFDVTGSYRHLGFTGSGGHDLAHEWDRGITSYYGVTVPHFPNLFFLLGPNTALGHNSVVLMIEAQIALTVKLLDERDERGAGAIEVREAVAEAHLATLDRRTSSTVWAIGGCNSWYLDELGRNRTLWPGSVPEYERRTRRPEMIDYEFTGSPNTATVA, encoded by the coding sequence ATGGACGCCCAGGTTGATTACGACGTCGTCATCATCGGTAGCGGTTTCTCCGGGATCGGGATGGCCGTCGCGCTGCAGGCCAGTGGCCGCAGCTATACGGTGCTGGAGAAGGCCCACGACATCGGCGGGACATGGCGCGACAACCGCTATCCCGGGTGCGCGTGCGATGTGCCGAGCCACCTCTACTCCTTCTCCTTCGAGCCCAACCCGTACTGGTCGCGCGCCTACGCCACCAGCGACGAGATCCAGGACTACCTGCTCTACGTGGTGGAGAAGTACGACGTCCGCAAGCACGTGCAGTTCGACGCCCAGGTCACCCGGGGCGTCTACGACGAGAGCCTGTCTGTCTGGCACCTCACCGTGCTCGGTGCCGACGACGAGGAACAGCATCTCGTCGCGGGAGCCGTCGTCCTGGGGGTCGGCGCGCTGCACGACCCGTCGCTGCCCGACATACCGGGTCTGGAGAACTTCGCCGGCGAGATCATGCACACCGCAACCTGGGATCCGGGCGCCAGCATGTTCGGTCGCAAGGTGGGCATCATCGGCACCGGAGCAAGCGCGGTGCAGGCGATTCCCTACCTGGCGCAGGATGCCGATCACCTGACCGTCTTCCAGCGCACCCCGGCGTGGGTGCTACCAAAGATCGACCCTGAGTACCCCGAATCGCTGCACGATGCATACGAGAAGCGCCCCTGGTTGATGAAAGCGCACCGGGCAAAGATCCAGACGTGGAACGAGATCCGCGGATACGCGTTCTCACGGGCGGTTCCAGTGCTGAAGGCCTACTCGCTCCTGGCGCGAGCCAATATCGCCAAGGCCGTCAAAGATCCGGTGCTACGCCGGAAGCTCACGCCCAGCTACACCCTGGGGTGCAAGCGGGTGACCTTCTCCAGCACGTACTACCCCGCGCTTGCCCGCAAGAACGTGCACGTCGAGACCGAGTCCGTGGCTACTGCTGACGGGATGGGCCTGACGACTGTCGATGGCACCCGTCACGAACTGGACGTGCTCGTGCTCGCCACCGGATTCGACGTCACCGGCTCCTACCGGCACCTCGGATTCACCGGATCGGGCGGACACGACCTCGCCCACGAGTGGGACCGCGGCATCACCTCCTACTACGGGGTCACGGTGCCGCATTTTCCCAACCTGTTCTTCCTGCTCGGGCCCAATACAGCACTCGGGCACAACTCGGTCGTCTTGATGATCGAGGCGCAGATCGCTCTCACCGTGAAGTTGCTGGACGAACGGGATGAGCGCGGTGCAGGGGCCATCGAAGTACGCGAAGCGGTTGCCGAGGCGCACCTCGCGACCCTGGATCGTCGGACCTCCTCGACTGTGTGGGCGATCGGCGGATGCAACAGCTGGTACCTGGACGAACTCGGCCGCAACCGCACGCTGTGGCCCGGATCGGTGCCGGAGTACGAACGCCGCACCCGACGTCCGGAGATGATCGACTACGAATTCACCGGCTCGCCGAACACCGCGACGGTTGCCTGA